TAAAACTTTGTTAAACTTCAGTCAAATTCTTACCATCAGAGAGATTCTTACATGTACCCAGAAGCACATGAAATGTAGGAAATATAAAAGTTCATCCTTCCTAACAAGGGATTTTAACAAGCAATAAATGATGTCACAGCAATCGTCTTGTACTGGGGTCACAGGAGTGAGCCTCTGCTCCCGGCTTGGTGCCCTACCCTTTGACACAAACATAAGAGCTAGCCACTTTTGGTTGCTGGGGTACAAACACCTGCACAACTGCTGTGCAATAATCCTggtgtacactgtgaaaatgtgctGTTCTCGttattaataaaaagctgactggccaatagctaggcgggattttcaggcagagagaatgcggggaagaagaagggtagagtctgAGGACACATAAACCAGACATGGAAGAAGTATCATGGGAAGTTCTcagatgaggtaaacaagcctaGGGCCAatgcatagatgaatagaaaagggttaatttaagttgtaagagccagttaaGAGATTGGTCAAGCAGTtgtaattagtaataagtctctgtgtgattatttgggagcgactactggaaaacagagaaactcaACCTACAAGCAACTAACCAACCAATCCCATCTCAGCAACACTCAGATCAgtccatctctctcccctcctccctctctgcccctctcccaccctcctttCCTCATCGGAtggttcattattattattattatcattatatctgggtatgtgtctgtgcaacacatgtgtacatgtgtttaccTGGTGCCtagagagggcgtcagatcccctggaaatggagttaccaatggttgtgagccaccctgtgagtgctgggaattgaactcaggtcctctgggaaagcagccagtgctcttgaccactgagccatcatctctccagctctcctttgCTCATCTTACTCAgagtagcccagactggctcaaatccactatgtagtccaggctgtcctggaactcagtgattCTTCTGCATCAGGCTCCTGACTTCTGGAAGCATCTGCCGTCGTGCCCAGACCAGCTCTCTCTTACCACGGTAAAGAACGCTGAGTGAGCATGTGTTACACTGTTCCCACATCCATGCGTGTTACAGTGTTCCCACATCCATGCGTGTTACAGTGTTCCCACATCCACGCAGCTTCTGCAGCCTGCAGCGGTGAGAGGTAAAGCTGCAGAAGTGCGTGTGCATGCGTAGCGACCAGATTCCGTCTCCACAGAAATAAACCTTCTACTGAAAAGTGATGGTTTCACTTTGAAGCCAATGCCTATGACAAGGTCACTCCAATGCCCCTGATGTAAACACACTGTGTTTTCAAAGCAGCTTTAGACCGTTTGCACCCAAACACCCTGAACCCCTCACAGCTGTTCCCCTTTGTAAGAAGCAAGGTTGCCTGGCCTTCAGACATGTCCTCTGGGGAAACAGTAACAGTAGCTGACTAGTGACCATTCCACAGACTTCTAGCTGTAAGACAAAGGAAACGAAGGACTCAAGATGCTCTCTGCACGCAGGGAACCCCTTGGGGAAAGAAACCAAACAATACTGGTACACATTTCCCTGAGGTCATTGTCTGTTAGTGCCCTGAGGtcctttttgttgttctgttggttttgctttgctgcTTAAACTTGAGATGCGGATGTCCAGTGGGTGGAACTTCTACAACATGAGAGACCCTTGCGACACCACAATGTGAACACATGTGCCATTGCATGATGGCCAGTTCTTCACGGAAACCTCCAGTTGCCATCTGTAGGACCATGTGGGATTTACAGCTATGCTCTATGTACCTGAAGGGCTTGAGTAGGGAGAAGAAGGGTTTCAGGAGACCCTAAGAAGTTGGGACGCAAGCCTACCCTCTTCCATATATACTGAAGATGACATTTTCACATGCCAAGTTTCAGGTCATTGATATCTACATTTTTAGATCAACATTTGTCTGAACGCACAAAGGAGTGCTTCCTTCAGTGTGCAAACTCTGCTTTGCCAAGCTTGGGCTTCAGTGCCTATTGGGTAATCCATCTGACGGTGGGCGACCAGCCTGGCCTCCCCACTAAACGTGGTATTAAAGATCAAGAAATCATGATCCTAGGTCTGTAATAACTTAAAGGCTCTGCTTTGGCAAAACAATAGATTTCAAAGCTTTGGGGCAGTGGATTTTCAGATTGTCCACGCAGAACAACTGGGGAGGGGCATGTTCTCCTGTGTGAAATACTTTCCTACTCTTGCTGTTGTGtggtgtgatttgtgtgtgtgcagtgtgcatggtTGAACAGATGGACGCATGGGgatacgtgtgcgtgtgtgtagtatgtgcatggaggtcagaggacaatctccgCTGTCCCTCCTTCCATGGGTGCTGTCTGCCATGTTTTCTGAGGTGAGATCTCTCACTTGGTTGTCTGGCAGCTCCAGGTGTCCTTCTGGtgtcctcagggctgggattccaagcacacaccaccacgcctggctttttcTGTGTATTCTGGGTGCTGAGGGCTCAAGTTCTTGGGCTCCAAATCTATACCCAGATTATGCCCAGAGTAAGAGCATCTCAGTGAGAGATGTCAGAGTGAAAATGCAGGATGCGGTGGGGACTGATGGAGAGGCATCTCTGTCGAAGCCTGTCAGCCACTGAGCTGCTCCCAGCTTCCTGCCACAGATTTGGGACCTCTGAATGGGGGCATCTTCTTTCCTAACAATGCCACCACGCTAAATACCTTCTTGTCAGTGGGTTCTTTTAGGAGCTCAAATATGCCCTTTTCTAGTGAATTAATTTTAAGGTCTTCTCTTGTAAGATGTCCATAGCCCACTTGTCTTTCTACAGGATGCTAGAAGTTCCAACCCTGCCCTAAATGCCCACAAGGTAATATTTAAGCCTAGAATTCTTATTAGAAggtaaaaaaacaaccaaaaaaccctcTCCATTGCTTTGTAGGGATAaaaagcagaacttggcagctgaAAAATAGGCATATAGGACTGAACTGTTATCGGATGGGCTTACCAGTAGCTACGGTGCAGGAGCCAAAGAAGCAAACATGCAGCAGCAGGGCAGGCATTGTTTCTGGTGCCGTTCTCCTTACCTAAAACCGTGTGACTAAACAGCAGAAACCTGAAATGCGTAGGATGATGCGTAGTTGATTATTGATGCGGGCCAGTTAGATAACAGGAAATTTTCCTATCTCGTGTGGGTCTTGTCTTATAACAGGCTTCATTACTAAGGAATAGCTTCAGAAAAGTCTTCACATAATAGCAAAGTTATTTGCTACACCCACTGGGCAAGTACTTACTTTGCGCCCTCTGAGTGCCCCCCGCTGTGCCAGGCACCAGGGACATCTCAGCAAACAGAGAAGATGCAGCTCCGGTTGACAGAACTGGACAGCACTGAGAAGAGAGGGTGCTTTCTTTCAGAGCTTGTCCCAAGTGACAAGGCCACCCGGGGAAGAAAATAACAAGCACTTCTGTTGTGTAACCCACGTCCAGCAATCCCTCCGATGTGTTCTGGAACAGGGAGGAAGCCATCTTCCAAACAAACGCTTTTCCACTGCAGATACATAAGGAGAAATGACATAGGCTCTCACCCATACGGGACTCCAAGTGTCAGACACGTCCTGCTTCAGAAATGGCTTAATTCTGCCCTGATCAGAACCCAAAAACCAAACATACCCACCCAGACCAAAAAGCACTGATGTGACGTAAAGGATGTTCATCATCTAGTGTTAAAGTTGGCATTGCTCAGTAATAAATGTGTTCAGGGGGAACCCTGTCTCTTCAGCTTTCTCTATGGCAAGTTACACAGTCTCTGAATGTTCATCTGCGGTGAATGTCAGCCGCCACGCTTGGCGAAGACCCCACCCCAAGCCACAGTGGTGCTCAGGTCTGGAGGCTCTCTCAAGttggtgttttgcttttgctCTGAGCACGTGAGTAACTCTAAACCTTTTAGGAACCTGAAGAACAATCCAGTCTCCCTAAATTCAGAAGGTTCTCAAGTCTTAGACATCTTCGACATTATCCTATAATCATCTGcgatgtatttttgttttccagtgtTAAGGAGCAAACCTGGGGCCTTGCCCATGCGTGGGGAACATCCTCGCAGTGGGCTGCAACCCCAGCCCTCCATCTACTGGATTTTTATTTAGCAGTATAAAATAACAGCAGCTGGCTCCACGACTAGTACCTTTCAGTTGCAATTTGAttctatagaaaagaaaaaaccaaaaaccaaaaaaaaaaaaaaaacccacagtgaacttatttaatatatttattttctcgaCACTGTTCTCTTGTCTTCCTTTGTGCCTTGAAGGGGGAGAGTCACTTAAAAACCAGAGTTTTGTGTTCTGGAATACCGTATTTCCCTTTGTGCTCATCAAATAGTTTCTTTAGCTCCTCCATATAGGTCTGATGCAGCTGGTCAGTCTGTTCTTGGGTCGGGTGCGGAGTCCTCCGGACAGGGATAGGGCGGCCAACTGAAAAACAGAGCGCGCAATCACCCTCGAGGAACAACCATTGCTCAGCCACAGCTGGCGTCTCCAGTGGGCGTCCGAGGCCTGGGCTGCCAATCCCCACCCCTCCAGTCCCCTGGCTCCAGTCCTTTCCGCAGCTCACTGGCTGCCTGCCTCAGTCACACCATCCCACTCGCCAGCAAATAAAGAGTTTCCCTTCTCAGCAGACACTGGGCTGTCACTCTCCTCCCGGTGGTTTGCCCTCTGAGTCCAACGCGGGCTGCTGTGCGGGCTGCAGCTGAGAGCAGAGTGGGCGTGGCCGTGTGCCACGTCACCCTCATTCTCCCCTGGGCACAGCTGACAATCAGACCACAGTGTTCTTATTATGACTGACTGAAAGGCTCCGGTCGCCCGGCATCCCACTATTTcggactcatttttttttttaaatctttcaaaacaaTCGAAAGTGTCACATATCTTTACAGCGAAGCATCTGTGCGAAAGTCATAGAATCACAAAACCGAAAGCAAGCGCAGCTCAATAGGAAAATAGTTGCATAAGCTGAGCGACATTATTGCTGGAATCCTAGGCGCTATCTCTTCTAAATAACAAGTAATGTGGGACGCACAGTATCTAAAACGTCAAAGAAAAGTTGCAAAATAAAGTGTGAGCCTgtctatgaaaaaaattatatttctaggTGCATCAGCATTTTAagtgcacaggaaaaaaaatctgcgaAGATCGACATTTCCCtctggggaaggagacagagatagataaaGGTTCATCTAATCTGGGTCATATGAGTgttccacaaagaaaaaaaacatttacatcACATGTATAATTACAAAAATGCCGACTAGATGTAGACAAATCTGGCGgtttctgtactttttttttcgggggagggggggattggtttttttgagacagggtttctctgtagctttggtgcctatcctggaactagctctcttgtagatcaggctgaccttgtgatctcgaactcacagggattcccctgcctctgcctcccgagtgctgggattaaaggcgtgcaccaccactgcccggcattctgtacatattttaaaagatgtttatatAATAAGGAACCTCAGAATTATAGAGTTCGGAAAGACAAGTCTTTGGGGCCCGTATACACTGCGCCATCTGCTGGCCAGATGCTGCTACTGCTCCAAGGCCAGGCGGTCAACTTCAATCCTCGTTGCAAACTGCTTCTTCTAGAGTCATTAGCTTGGGCATGAAGCCTGTGCATGTGGCTGTAAGGGAGGACAATCCGGAGGAGCCCCCTTTGTCTTTCTCCAAGCTACAGACAGGGTGAACCCGTGCCAGTAACAGACAGCGGTTATTTAAGAAAAAACTGAGCAAACGTGAAGGAATAGACCAGGCAGCAAGGGGTAAAGAGCATGAATATGGGCGATGACCCACAGAAGGAGGAGCGACACACCCACACCCGGAATTGCTGAGTCTTCAGATGCGGCATCCGAACACTCATGGACGGTTTTCTTTGATCATTCGGAAGTCAAATTTCTGCACGGTGGACATCAGTCCCTTGACAACACAGCAGAGAGACCCGGAGAAAATAAACCAGGCCAGCTGGCGCATGCTTTAGCTCCAGCACTccggtggcagaggcaggaggatcaggggttccaGAGCAGCCTTGGAGTAGCCTGGATTTGTCTTAGCTTTCTGTCTGGCCGAAATTTTCCTTGGCGTGGGATGGGAGAGTAAAACTAGAGGTTCTCATAGCTTCCTCGCAGTTCTGAACTCTGCGGGTGGGGTGTACTAAAAAATCCATACCCAGATTGACCTGCAAATTGTAGTTTCAGAGAAATAGCTCTCGTGTCTAGTGAGAGCAGCTCAGTGAGTCTGAGACGTCGGAGTGAAGGTGCAGGACGTGGAGGGTACTTCTGCGATGTGAGAAGGGCACCATaggcttcccctttcttcccGAGAGAAGGAGCTAAGGCTCCCTTGTAAATGACGCCCTCCTAagaccaggaagaaagaaagtcttTTAACAGACAGGGGGAGTTAGTCAGGAGAGACCCCCTTCAGACCCTGTGACAAGAGCTCTTTCCCGTCTTTATTCTCTGTGTACATTTGAGCTACTTTCCCCTAGCTGCTGTCTTTGGTAAACCCAGTATATAAATGTGTCCCCGGGTCACTTCTGTGAGTCTTCATCCTTCGTGGGGCTCTGTCATTCCTAGAAGGTCTGAACACTTTTCCGTGATGATCTGACTCATGCCAGTGAAAGCATGGGCCCTGCTGGAAGCCCCAACACCTCAGAGGGGGagtcttacttcctctgcattcATCCTCAGGACCTCATTCTCTCTTTCAATGTCTcctgttttagaaataaaagcatctgcgggggtgggagagatggctcagcggttaagagcactggctgctcttccagaggtcctgagttcaattcccagcaaccacatggtagctcacaaccatctctagtgacatctggtgccctctctggcctgcaggtgtacatgcaggcagaacactatatacataataaataaataaatctttaaaaaacaaacaacaaaacaaaactgcattcccctcctttccttcaatTTTAGAAGTTTCTTAGTCTGGGCTTCTCCCACCAGTATAGATGGCATGGAAtctagttttattaaaataaaacctgcTTCCTTATCTTTTTATCTAAAAAACTCAAGGATACCATCAACACTTGCTGTCAGCTACATCCAACCATTGCTGGGTTGCTTTGCATGCAtaagcacacatatgtgcatcaaAACACGCAGGGATTATTATCTTGTCTAtgctttttgagataaggtctcagtTGGCTTTCAACTCATTATGGAGCAGAGAATGGCCATGAACTTGGATTGTCTTGCTTcaaactcccaagtgctagatttACAGGTGTTCACTACCCTACCTGTTTTATGTTGGCTATCAAATCTAAGCTTGGAGCTTCCTAAACAAGCATTCCACCAACCAAGTTACCTACTCAGTCTCTTAttagggcttttgtttgtttgtttatttggttctgaggcagggttttatatgtagctctggctagccttaaacttgaaacagtctccctgcctctgccacccaaatgcCAGGACTGTAGACATGTACCACAGTGCCAGCCTGCTTTTAATCTCTAACAGCCTCTGAGAGTAGGGGATGATGGTACTAACTCAGCCGTACGAATCATCCCtgactattttgttttctaagaacgAGAACAATAGCCTACACATCACACCCCCGAGATATACTGTCATGCGACATTTTACACATAATCCACAGTCAAACTCTGCCAACGGCTTCATGAGCCCTGTTTGCATTTGGTTTCCCAACTCATGACAGCTGTGTATCTCTGGATGTCTCCTCCTCTCTATTCTTCcagaaattgagattttttttttttaatgaaccatTTGTCTACTTGCTCACACTTTTGATGCTGGTTAACATGTTGGCAGGAATTCCTGCTCAGGGAAAGCTCAATGCATTTGAAACTCTCAGCAAACTGGTGAGGAAGACTCTGTCCTGAccatctgcctccctctccctcccttgctcatttctttcttcttccttccttccctctctctttcttatctGTCCTTGCGGTACTGGGAACTGACTCTATCTTTCACATGCTAGACAGGTCCTTTACCACTAAACTATACAGAATCTAACCATGTGGCTTgtgcccaggctgcctttgaactcactctgcagcctaggtcagctttgaacttctgatctttctgccacAGCTACCTACGGATTGGGACTGCAGGCCTATGTTTGGTCCGGTTCCCACTTTGACTCCCCCTCTGTGGTCCTAAGATTGTGACAGCTGGACCTTTATGAAATATTCttattattatcttcatttaaaggtttcaaaaaaaataacaggCTTCTGGAGATGCCGTGGACTCAGAACCATTCAGAGTAGGTATGGAATGAGCCAACGGAATGTCCCCGTATTCTGAGTCCCCAAAAGAAGCGCAGTATGGAGCAGGAATGAAAACGTCTTGACAGGCAGCTCACATTCTGCAGCTCCAGTTTCCTCTGACTTTGTCAGGGAAGGAACAATTTAACTGCACCACATACCAAAGCCACGCTACTTAAAACAAGTTAATGCAAGGAGACCGTAACTGCAACCAGCAGCCGCATGCCCCCTTTTCAGTATCTACAATTGCATGTGGGCATATGCACTACCTCTAATTAAACTTATCCCCCAGATCATAACTTGTAATTTCCATTATATCTCACCCTCAAATCAACAGCATAACACTACGGAACAAAAATGATTAGCTGATATGATACCAAAGAAATGAGCCAGTTGGTCATGAAAGTACAGTCATTGCACGCTGCAATTTATCTCAGTGTTCCCTGGAGTAACCAACAGGCTGCTGCATCCCATCTGAGTTAAATATGGCAGCTAAAAATAGCGTCACGTGACTGCATTTGAATTGCAAAGCTCATATAAATTGACAGCAGAAAATGTCATGTGTGTACTCCTAGCAGAAGGGATTCCTGTGGgtgcaggaggattagaagtttagGACGAcgtggctatatagtgagtttcaggctagcctgggctacatgggactcCGTtatgagaaagaaaggggaggaggggggaagaggagaagaaggaatggaagaaatGCTCTTCTAGTGAAACTAatctaaaaaaagagagaagtcacCATATTCATATTTCAGTTATTGGCTCTTGTGGTAAAAGTGTTATTTCCATTTCATATAAAATGCAAAACTATGGTTAAATTCATCATGATTCAGCACCTCCTCATTTTCATCCTCCCCGCCTCTTCCAAGCCTCAGGGGGAAAGTATTTTACTCCCGCCACTTATAGActtgtttactttttgagactgCTTTGagtgttgctcaggctggccctgaccctgggtccctcctgcctcagtatcccaGCAGGTGACACGGCACGTACATCGCCAGGCTGGGCTCtgaccttttcctttttcatttctgctcCCTGTCTCTAGTCCTTCAAACACTcaccttttataaataaaaacattcgCTACCAGAACATCTATAAACATAATTAGTGACACAAAGCGTGCTCTAGTGAGAACCTGACGCTGGCGTGTGTGTGGCTTTGAGCCTCTGAGGTGGCTTGTCTATCAGTCACCCCTGTGCTCTAGGCAGGTACAGAGAAACAGGCGCACTAAGGAGCACTAGAAACTTCATGTCTAAACTTGGACTCCAGCTCAGCAGTGGAGTTATACAAGGTAACCAACTCCCTCACAAATGTCAAGCAGAGGAAGTTCCTTAGATGTGCACACTAAGGTTAAAGTTCAGTTGGGGTCTAAGAGAGCTTCTCAACCcatggtcatgacccctttgggggtcgaacaaccctttcacaggggtcacctaagaccatcagacaacacagatatttgctttatgattcacaatagtagcaaaatgacagttatgaagtagcaaccgAAATAATCCTatggttgggggaggggtcacAACATGAAGAACGGTATTAAAGTGAAAAGTTGAGAATGAAAGATCTAAGACATTAGCAAGTCCAAACCCAAGGCAACTTCTTTGGAATTATTAGCACCTAGACAGTAACAGCAAACACTATATGAGGTAAGACCATTTTGTTTATTTCGTGTACATACCAACAGTGTAGATCGGTTTCCGATAGGGCACTAGGCCAAAGTTGTACTGGAATATTCCCCTGGCGTAACACAGTGGCAAGGCAAACCCGGttgatttcttcagtgtctcttgTGCAAATCTAAGCCATGAGCCTTCAGGGttgttaatttgtttaaaaagttcattttcaCCAAAAGAAAACACTGGGACCAAGCTGGCACTGGcgggacagaaaggaaggacgCAGGTTTTAGGAACAGAGGAAAATGTTGGTTTGctcatgtatgtaagtgtgtgcacaGCTGTGCCTGCAGACACACACCCGTGTGCAAGCTTAGaggttgaaagaaaatgcccctccCTCAGAGCTGGGGCCAAGTGTGTTTGCAGGATGCCTGGCTTGCTATATGGGGGGCTGGGGTCAAAACTCCAGCCTTCAGAATTGTATGGTCCAATCGTTGATTCGCTCATTAAATCTCTGCAGCCTCAAGGTTgtgaatttaaataatttactttcaTCCAGACTTTTCAAGAAAACCTCCCAATTCTAAAGGTGCCAGTGTTAGTGACTCTTCATTGTCAATCAATTTGACTGGATTTGGAACCCCCTAGGAGACATGCCTCTGGGGGTCTGTAAGGTGCTTCGGGagaggctttgttttattttatttatatttatttgtttgttcatttatttattttttttttgagataaggtttctctgtgtagctttggagtctgtcctggaactctctctgtagaccaggctggcctcgaactcacagagacctgcctacctctgcctctggagttctgggattaacaGCTCTGGAGAGGTTTTAAATGAAGAGGGGAATATGAACCCCTCAAAGGTAACATCCCATGGGCCAGGGTCCTGGGTGGAttaaagagggaggaaagagaacgCCAGCTGAGTCCCACTGTTCATTGCTCTCCGTCTGTAGACTGTGGGTGCAACATGAGCAGTGGCCTCTTGCTCCCCAAATGCCTTCCCCACAAAGACGGACTGTATCCCCTGAGACAGGGAGCCCGAGTAAGCCCTTCCTTTCTCAAATTgctctaaatttattttattttattttattttattttatgttcattgatacgttgcctgcatacatgtctgtataACGGTGTCAGGAGCCATGGAAGTGGAGATACAGacaggcatgagctgccatgtgggtgcagggaattgaacccaggtcctctgaaagaacagccagtgctcttgctcttaactgctgaggcatctctccagccccaaactgcTTTAGTGGGGCATTTTTCAGCAATGGGGAAAGTAACTACTACAGCATCCCATGCTTCCCATGCTGTAGCCACGTTTGAAATGCTGAAGCTGCATGAACTTCAAAACACTTCAAGCTGTGCTTGAAATCCTTAAGAAGGGCTTCAGCAAGCTAGTCATGGCCAGAATTCTGTAGGAAGTCAAGCTTGGGGGAAGCCATTCTTTCCATTGGCTTCTGTTCATCTTGTTACAAATTTACACTGAGTATGTAAGATTTCCTgcctactgttttgttttggttttttaattacCAAATGCTGGGACATTCCAGCTACCTTGTTAGAAAGCTCATCCTCCATTCCGAAGACCCCATCCCCCCTACACCTGTCTTCATTGGAACATTGACTTGGAGAATGTTCTTTTAGGATTAGAAAAGTTATCATTCTTTGTGCTAATTTAATGGCTCATCCTTTGAAAACAGACTTACCCTAAACAAAATAGCCATTTAGCTAGGCCAGGCAGGGTGGctcgcacctgtaatcccaggacttggcaGGCTTAATAGTAGGATCAccacaccagcctgggctacatggtgagttccaggccagcctaagctacataataagaccccgtctccaacaaaactgaaaaaaagccACTTACCCATGGATCAAGGCAAGCTTAACAAATCCTTTGCGATCATGCATACATAGGGTATACTTTCCTGGGTGGGCATCCAGCGATTCCCTCGCGCCCCCAAGGACAATGATGGAAATGTTCCCACCTCCATCTTTGCTCACCACGTGGGATATACTCTTCTTAGAAACGGGAACCAACCCTTAgtgaagcaaagagaaaccatgactaGCCAACCCTTCTGAAggattagtttttttaaaaataatattctactgcAATAGTGATGCTTTATTCTGATTCCCTGCTATTAGAGAACTATAAGGCTCTGaatgagatccagtctcaaaagaTCCAGTGAATAAATATGCCAATGACAGCACACAGGACGCAGATTTAATGTCAGTATAAACACTTGTTATACAACAGGAATGGCTGCGATCTGTAGCATgaatgaattctaattggtcttaataataaaaactcggtGAAcactgaaggatcagagaagcagagcagccagccactggagttcttacctctaccagtgctcagaccaaaggggcgatcctgtcctcagactgcttcctCAGACTGCGCTGAGCTCTCCTCCCGCCTTCTAATcttctctccgcccagccatcactcctctctccaccctacGGCTGAGGTCAAAGGCAGGGGAtcctaagtgttgggatcacctttgtgtgagctctgtttttgttttagactggatcaattttgtgtagcccagggtggccttgagctaacagagatctgtctgtccccTGAGTCttgagtttaaaggtgtgtgccaccacttcctggccttttgtggcttaactctgcactctgatcttcaggcaagctttatttgttaaaacacaaacaaaatatcactacagtggtCACTGTATTAAGAATAACTCTGAAACTGTGTCTGACGTGGTCACGGAGCAGAGAATGCCTGGCTATCTCTGCCGTGCCTGTTCTCAACCGCACAAATTTACTGGTAATTaaatcagtaaaaagaaaaaat
The genomic region above belongs to Microtus ochrogaster isolate Prairie Vole_2 linkage group LG4, MicOch1.0, whole genome shotgun sequence and contains:
- the Mogat1 gene encoding 2-acylglycerol O-acyltransferase 1 isoform X1; its protein translation is MKIEFVPLNTPLARRLQTVAVLQWVISFILIVQVCTGISVMLIVYNYWYIYIPYLIWLYFDWQTPEQGGRRSNWVKSWTVWRHFKDYFPLHLIKTQDLNPRQNYIFGFHPHGIFATGAFGNFCLNYSDFKKQFPDFTPYLHSLVCLFKLPICREYLMSLGLVPVSKKSISHVVSKDGGGNISIIVLGGARESLDAHPGKYTLCMHDRKGFVKLALIHGASLVPVFSFGENELFKQINNPEGSWLRFAQETLKKSTGFALPLCYARGIFQYNFGLVPYRKPIYTVVGRPIPVRRTPHPTQEQTDQLHQTYMEELKKLFDEHKGKYGIPEHKTLVFK
- the Mogat1 gene encoding 2-acylglycerol O-acyltransferase 1 isoform X2, with the translated sequence MKIEFVPLNTPLARRLQTVAVLQWVISFILIGPVCTGISVMLIVYNYWYIYIPYLIWLYFDWQTPEQGGRRSNWVKSWTVWRHFKDYFPLHLIKTQDLNPRQNYIFGFHPHGIFATGAFGNFCLNYSDFKKQFPDFTPYLHSLVCLFKLPICREYLMSLGLVPVSKKSISHVVSKDGGGNISIIVLGGARESLDAHPGKYTLCMHDRKGFVKLALIHGASLVPVFSFGENELFKQINNPEGSWLRFAQETLKKSTGFALPLCYARGIFQYNFGLVPYRKPIYTVVGRPIPVRRTPHPTQEQTDQLHQTYMEELKKLFDEHKGKYGIPEHKTLVFK